One window of the Mycobacterium sp. SVM_VP21 genome contains the following:
- a CDS encoding recombinase RecT, with protein sequence MESQAPQVTPEDLTIAPGVIIQEPDSSPLSTRGGVMANRATSAAPVMFAGRSEFTPHEIAMLRQIGVEDAEPADLDLFFHICKRTGLDPFARQIYMIGRETDVKVRVQLDNGNSRVETQRMMKFTIQTGIDGYRLIGVRASRAQGDQTSHDEPLWRGKPGSDFDAWTDYWPESAGQPAACKYTIWVNGQRHTAVCNFNEYAQYKGSGELTSMWKKMPANQLAKCAEAQAWRKAYPADFSGVVLEDAAQPATIIDSEPVRSEPRKGGRGLGGLRDAVAGDDTSAAPAPSVVDSRRADAEVRLAQLITGTECQDRAEELVLITALLGESFEPCGEHGFDNLTDEQMVKVGARLAAWEKTGRLADEANGVLNAALIRNEGVEQ encoded by the coding sequence ATGGAATCACAAGCCCCGCAGGTAACACCCGAAGATCTCACGATCGCACCCGGCGTGATCATTCAAGAGCCCGACAGTAGCCCGCTCTCGACTCGCGGCGGCGTAATGGCTAACCGGGCCACCTCCGCGGCGCCCGTGATGTTCGCCGGCCGGTCGGAGTTCACGCCGCACGAGATCGCGATGCTCCGGCAGATCGGTGTCGAGGACGCCGAACCGGCCGACCTCGACCTGTTTTTCCACATCTGCAAACGCACCGGCCTCGACCCGTTCGCCCGCCAGATCTACATGATCGGCCGCGAAACCGACGTCAAGGTCCGCGTACAGCTCGACAACGGCAACAGTCGCGTCGAAACCCAGCGGATGATGAAGTTCACCATCCAAACCGGCATCGACGGCTACCGACTCATCGGCGTACGCGCCAGCCGCGCACAAGGCGACCAGACCTCACACGACGAACCCCTGTGGCGCGGAAAACCCGGCAGCGACTTCGACGCCTGGACCGACTACTGGCCCGAGAGCGCCGGCCAGCCCGCGGCCTGCAAATACACGATCTGGGTCAACGGGCAACGCCACACCGCCGTCTGCAACTTCAACGAATACGCCCAGTACAAGGGCAGCGGCGAGCTGACGTCGATGTGGAAGAAAATGCCGGCCAACCAGCTCGCCAAGTGCGCCGAGGCCCAAGCATGGCGCAAAGCCTACCCGGCCGATTTCTCGGGCGTCGTCCTCGAGGACGCCGCGCAGCCGGCGACGATCATCGACTCCGAGCCCGTACGCTCCGAGCCCCGCAAGGGCGGCCGCGGCCTGGGTGGTCTCCGCGACGCCGTCGCCGGCGACGACACATCAGCAGCACCTGCGCCGAGCGTCGTCGACTCCCGACGCGCCGACGCCGAGGTGCGCCTCGCCCAGCTGATCACCGGCACTGAGTGCCAGGACCGGGCCGAAGAACTGGTGCTGATCACCGCGCTACTCGGTGAGTCATTCGAGCCGTGCGGCGAGCACGGATTCGACAACCTCACCGACGAGCAGATGGTCAAGGTCGGCGCGCGTCTCGCCGCCTGGGAGAAAACCGGGCGCCTCGCCGACGAAGCCAACGGGGTACTCAACGCCGCACTCATCCGCAACGAGGGAGTCGAACAGTGA
- a CDS encoding YqaJ viral recombinase family protein: protein MNIEPGSPEWLQLITPSKVAAILGVSRFESPFRLWHRMKGNLPPEPPKDIFAVGHDFEPALAAIWRRKNPGWLLSPGEVQVSSAALPFPNVATLDRRAVRGSLRRVVEFKTARRMEDWGDEFTDQAPADYAAQVTFQMIVTGFIRHPAHLLVMGPYFNDHLYEIPFDVEIAEAIVNRCNRFYQSLQSDTPPALDDSVATYEAVRQLHPDINDGEIAEIPPVLACQVLDWHREQTHADKSLRGFKTQLLDAMGNAQIAECGGITVAKRTPAARGAVALRIEAKNHEALHDANRGAW, encoded by the coding sequence GTGAACATCGAGCCCGGCAGCCCGGAATGGCTGCAGCTCATCACGCCCAGCAAGGTCGCGGCCATCCTCGGCGTCTCGCGGTTCGAGTCACCGTTCCGGCTGTGGCATCGCATGAAGGGCAACCTGCCGCCCGAGCCGCCCAAGGACATCTTCGCGGTCGGTCACGATTTCGAGCCGGCGCTCGCCGCGATCTGGCGGCGTAAGAATCCCGGCTGGCTGCTGTCGCCCGGTGAGGTGCAGGTCAGCAGCGCGGCGTTGCCGTTCCCGAACGTGGCGACCCTCGACCGGCGCGCTGTTCGCGGCAGTCTGCGCCGGGTGGTGGAGTTCAAAACCGCGCGCCGTATGGAGGACTGGGGCGACGAGTTCACCGACCAGGCGCCGGCCGACTACGCCGCGCAGGTCACATTTCAGATGATCGTCACGGGATTCATCCGGCATCCGGCGCACCTGCTGGTCATGGGGCCGTATTTCAACGATCACCTGTATGAGATCCCGTTCGACGTCGAGATCGCCGAGGCGATCGTCAACCGCTGCAACCGGTTCTACCAGTCCCTGCAGTCGGATACGCCGCCTGCGCTCGACGACAGTGTCGCCACCTACGAGGCCGTCCGACAACTGCACCCGGACATCAACGACGGCGAAATCGCCGAGATACCACCAGTGCTTGCCTGCCAGGTACTCGACTGGCATCGCGAACAGACGCACGCTGACAAGAGCCTGCGCGGCTTCAAGACGCAATTGCTCGACGCGATGGGCAACGCCCAGATCGCCGAATGCGGCGGCATCACCGTCGCCAAACGCACACCAGCCGCCCGTGGCGCCGTAGCCCTGCGCATCGAAGCCAAAAACCACGAAGCCCTGCACGACGCCAACCGCGGCGCCTGGTGA